DNA sequence from the bacterium genome:
AAGCCTGGGCCTGACCGGAAGCCTGGCCAGCAAGCTCTTTGCCTACATGATCCCGAGCGTCCGCTTCCCCTTGTTCCCAGACGGGAACGCCTCGGTCGCCCGAATGCTGGTGCGAAGGCTCATCCCGGAAGTCGCCCCGGGCAGGGCCATGGACGACGTCCTCTCGGCGCGTTTCGACTACACGCGCCTCGATCGCGAGGAGTCACCTGTCCGCTTGCGACTGAACAGCACGGTCGTCCATGCCGTCAATCGCGACGGCGGGGTCGAGGTCTCCTATGTGCAAGGCGGCAAGGCCTACTCCCTCCGCGCCCGGCACTGCATCCTGGCCTGCTACAACGGGATCATTCCCCACCTTGCCCCCGAGCTTCCGGAGGCGCAGAAAGAGCACCTCAAGTACGGCGTCAAGGTGCCCCTCGTCATGACCAACGTGCTGCTGCGCACGGGCGATGCCGTCAAAGCGGCGGGACCCGTCCAGTACGCTTGCCCGGGCAGCTTCTACGAATTTGTCTCCGAGGCACCGCCTGTGAGTCTGGGCGAGTACCAGGGCGCTCGGCGGAGCGGGCCAATGGTCCTATGGATGGCCCACAACCCCTCGCCGCAGAACGATGGCCAGCAGACCGCTCGCGATCTCTTTCGGCTGGGCAGGCAGCGTCTCTACTCGACACCGTTCTCGACCTTCGAGTCGGCGGTCGAGCAACAGCTTACGGGCATGTTCGGTCGCCATGGCTTCGACGCTGGGCGAGACATCGAGGCGATCACCGTCAATCGTTGGGCCCACGGATACTCGTACGGATACACGGACCTGTACGACCCGGACTGGGAAGAAGGCAAGGCGCCCCACGAGCTGGGCCGAAAGCCGCTGGGTCGCATCAGCATTGCGAATGCGGATTCGGAGGGGTCTGCCTATCTGCATGCTGCAATCGACGCTGCGTGGAGAGCGGTCGGAGAGCGCCTGTCGGATTAGGTTCGCCCCGGGGTCGACTGGATGGAGAACACCTCGAGCAGCATCGAGAACTGGTTCTATCGGACCCCGAACCCGGCCATGAAGGCGGCCTGGTGCTCAGTTCCGGATTCTCCAGGGGCTGTGCCGGAGCTCTGGCTCGGCTGGTAGCGCTCCGGGTCGTGGTCGCGGGTGAAGGGTGCATCCAGATAGGGATCGGCGGTTTCCCGCATGTGGGCGTCGAGGCGCGCGCGCATTTGCTCTAGCACCTCGGCGTGCGCAGGATCGCCCGCCAGGTTGTGCTGTTCGTTCGGGTCGGTGGTCAGGTCGTAGAACTCTTCGGCCACGCGCGGGCGCTTCCACGGCTGGTCCGGCAGCTCGCAGAGCCGGTGCGCCCACTCCTGGTTGTTCAGCTGGTCCAGGCCGATGGCGATGTCGGAGTAGTTGCGGATGTACTTCCAACGCTCGGTCCTCACCGCCCGCGTGGGGATGTACTCCACGTGATGGGTCATCTCGGCGAAGACGGCCTCTCGGTGCGCGTCGGGAGCCTCGCCCAGAAGGATGGGAAGGAAGGAGCGGCCCTCCATGTCCTCGGGAACCGGCGCGCCAACGGCTTCCAGAAGCGTCGGCATCACGTCGATCAGGCTCAGCATCGCGTGGCGCTCGATTCCTGCCGGGACGCGCCCGGGCCAGCGCACGAGCAGCGGTGTGGCGATGCCGCGGTCGTAGAGCGTCATCTTGGCGCCGGGGAAGGGGGGCCCGTTGTCGCTCACGAAGACGACCAGCGTGTTCTCCGCCAGCCCCAGCTCGTCCAGCAGCGCCAGCAGTTCGCCGATCATGGCGTCCATGCCCAGCATCTGGCTGTAGTAGCGGGCCAGCTCGCCCCGGATCTCCGGCCAGTCCGGGAGATTCAGGTAGACCGGCATCGACATCGCGGCGGGGTCCACCGGGAAGTCCGGGTCGAACGAGAACGCGCCGCCGTCATCCCGGTGCGTCTGCATGAAGTTGATCTCGAGGTAGAAGGGCCGCTCCCGGTGGC
Encoded proteins:
- a CDS encoding NAD(P)-binding protein — its product is MKQSITRRDFLNGAALALAAGTTLSPRELLASENDPTAGGIPQDYYPPTLTGMRGNHDGSFEVAHALAWRGEKPTEYAALDEAYDLVIVGGGLSGLASAYLYRKQAGADKKILILENHDDFGGHAKRNEFHADGRTLLGVGGSVNLEQDSFSANVHTVLEEIGVDLERLDAAREPEHLLAQLGEAQMGYYLNGQTYGQDRIAHGQWVHTWLGQGDVRASIGALGLPSDQEQRLVALVDGDRDLLSELSLWETKRYIETTSYRDFLSQKAGLEPETIALFDPFLRILYGVGVESCSAAEAFLAGAPGMKSLGLTGSLASKLFAYMIPSVRFPLFPDGNASVARMLVRRLIPEVAPGRAMDDVLSARFDYTRLDREESPVRLRLNSTVVHAVNRDGGVEVSYVQGGKAYSLRARHCILACYNGIIPHLAPELPEAQKEHLKYGVKVPLVMTNVLLRTGDAVKAAGPVQYACPGSFYEFVSEAPPVSLGEYQGARRSGPMVLWMAHNPSPQNDGQQTARDLFRLGRQRLYSTPFSTFESAVEQQLTGMFGRHGFDAGRDIEAITVNRWAHGYSYGYTDLYDPDWEEGKAPHELGRKPLGRISIANADSEGSAYLHAAIDAAWRAVGERLSD
- a CDS encoding sulfatase gives rise to the protein MNGTLLSVTRMLVAATLFVLACGGEPPAAGAARGPNVLLITADDLGWRDLSSYGNRDVETPSIDRLAAQGTRFTRAFVAAPSCSSSRASLTTGQYPHTNGVTGLSHRHPRRMLSPRRTTLADVLADAGYRTGLAGKWHVAPYLPTSWYGYHERMGGLMDMWIRDIAPALEFVQRHRERPFYLEINFMQTHRDDGGAFSFDPDFPVDPAAMSMPVYLNLPDWPEIRGELARYYSQMLGMDAMIGELLALLDELGLAENTLVVFVSDNGPPFPGAKMTLYDRGIATPLLVRWPGRVPAGIERHAMLSLIDVMPTLLEAVGAPVPEDMEGRSFLPILLGEAPDAHREAVFAEMTHHVEYIPTRAVRTERWKYIRNYSDIAIGLDQLNNQEWAHRLCELPDQPWKRPRVAEEFYDLTTDPNEQHNLAGDPAHAEVLEQMRARLDAHMRETADPYLDAPFTRDHDPERYQPSQSSGTAPGESGTEHQAAFMAGFGVR